The following are from one region of the Haloactinomyces albus genome:
- a CDS encoding lipid droplet-associated protein: MRWFSLPVRVAAGITATAVEQTRKLPGHLVGLPITVTSQVLQLSMRLQQQVTEFAIKGDEALGWLHKPQAQPEWATFDEDREPATKRDESAGDSESGADRTEQVPGTGRPATRVLPGYDQMSIHQLRGKLRRLSESDLVDLLEYERGHGQRREFLRMLSRRLDTVRAQ, from the coding sequence ATGCGATGGTTCTCCCTACCGGTGCGGGTAGCGGCCGGGATCACTGCCACGGCAGTGGAACAGACCCGAAAGCTCCCGGGGCACCTCGTCGGCCTACCGATCACCGTCACCAGTCAGGTCCTGCAACTGTCCATGCGACTGCAGCAGCAGGTCACCGAGTTCGCCATCAAGGGAGATGAGGCTCTGGGGTGGCTGCACAAGCCGCAGGCACAACCGGAGTGGGCCACTTTCGACGAGGATCGGGAACCGGCCACGAAGCGGGACGAGAGCGCAGGCGACAGCGAGTCCGGCGCCGACCGTACGGAGCAGGTCCCCGGAACGGGCAGACCGGCCACGCGCGTGCTGCCCGGCTACGATCAGATGAGCATTCACCAACTTCGTGGAAAGCTGCGCCGGTTGTCCGAATCCGACCTGGTCGATTTGCTCGAGTACGAACGCGGGCACGGCCAGCGCCGGGAATTCCTGCGGATGCTCTCGCGCCGCCTGGATACCGTGCGCGCACAGTGA
- a CDS encoding 4-hydroxy-3-methylbut-2-enyl diphosphate reductase — protein MTSSSQATDHADQGRAAAEQAEQAVAPTPGGASGKRVLLAKPRGYCAGVDRAVDTVERALETYGPPVYVRKEIVHNQHVVQTLEKRGVIFVEETDEVPEGALVVFSAHGVSPAVHEEANRRNLRTIDATCPLVTKVHKEVNRFAKQDYDILLIGHEGHEEVEGTSGEAPDRVQLVDKASDVDKVEVRDPSKVVWLSQTTLSVDETMERVDQLQERFPDLQAPPSDDICYATSNRQVAVKAMAAECDLVLVVGSQNSSNSKRLVEVALQAGATSAHLIDYADHIDESWLDGVTTVGVTSGASVPDVLVLQVLDYLQERGWGEAEEITTANEKISFALPRELRKDLSDNPDSPQSVR, from the coding sequence ATGACGAGTTCGTCCCAGGCCACCGACCATGCCGACCAGGGCCGTGCCGCTGCCGAACAGGCTGAACAGGCTGTGGCCCCGACTCCGGGGGGTGCGTCCGGCAAGCGCGTCCTGCTGGCCAAGCCCCGCGGCTACTGTGCCGGGGTCGATCGTGCCGTGGACACCGTCGAGAGAGCTCTGGAGACCTACGGTCCACCGGTCTACGTGCGCAAGGAGATCGTGCACAACCAGCATGTCGTGCAGACGCTGGAGAAGCGCGGTGTGATCTTCGTGGAGGAGACCGACGAGGTGCCGGAAGGCGCCCTCGTGGTGTTTTCCGCGCACGGGGTGTCGCCTGCCGTGCACGAGGAGGCGAACCGTCGGAACCTGCGCACGATCGACGCGACCTGCCCGCTGGTGACCAAGGTGCACAAGGAGGTCAACCGGTTCGCCAAGCAGGATTACGACATTCTGCTGATCGGTCACGAGGGCCACGAGGAAGTCGAGGGCACTTCCGGCGAGGCGCCGGACCGGGTGCAGTTGGTGGACAAGGCTTCCGACGTCGACAAGGTGGAGGTGCGCGATCCCTCCAAGGTGGTGTGGTTGTCGCAAACCACGCTGAGCGTGGACGAGACGATGGAGCGGGTCGACCAGCTCCAGGAGCGCTTCCCCGACCTGCAGGCGCCGCCGAGTGACGACATCTGCTACGCCACCTCCAACCGCCAGGTCGCGGTGAAGGCGATGGCCGCCGAGTGCGATCTCGTGCTCGTGGTCGGATCGCAGAACTCCTCGAACTCCAAACGTCTGGTCGAGGTTGCCCTGCAGGCGGGAGCCACGAGCGCCCACCTGATCGACTACGCCGACCACATCGACGAGTCGTGGCTGGACGGTGTCACCACGGTCGGTGTGACCAGCGGTGCCTCGGTGCCCGATGTTCTCGTGCTGCAGGTACTCGACTATCTGCAGGAGCGTGGCTGGGGTGAGGCCGAGGAGATCACCACGGCCAACGAGAAGATCTCCTTCGCACTACCGCGTGAGCTGCGCAAGGATCTCAGCGACAATCCGGACAGCCCACAAAGCGTTCGCTGA
- a CDS encoding DNA recombination protein RmuC: MGSGILAIGVIVLTLLFAAALALIWRLHTDSARRADEALRMVEAERARTVEQQAALRRYEVAFASITGRGELGEQVLIETARSLGLREGVHFTQQTDLAGGGSARPDMVLTVGGDRRVPVDAKASLAVWAEAMETDDPEERREALRVHVRNIRSRATDLAGKGYQRWADAIYGTIMFVPSDAAVVAALDTDPQLLSWLLDKRIFLCGPTGFAVLASAAMFAVTESTIAEDIEQVRSQAVRAQRAASGAVEAVNLSSTHLQRFVSARRRELDALESLRSAMQPLVETAGSATALTEVRRDEDGLVNSTGEQH; this comes from the coding sequence GGGTTCGGGAATCCTCGCCATCGGCGTCATCGTGCTGACGTTGTTGTTCGCGGCCGCGCTGGCGCTGATCTGGCGTCTCCACACCGACAGCGCGCGACGTGCCGACGAGGCATTGCGCATGGTGGAGGCGGAACGAGCGCGCACGGTGGAGCAACAGGCGGCGCTGCGCCGCTACGAGGTCGCCTTCGCCTCGATCACCGGGCGAGGCGAACTCGGCGAACAGGTGCTGATCGAAACGGCGCGCTCACTGGGACTGCGCGAAGGCGTGCACTTCACCCAGCAAACCGACCTCGCCGGTGGCGGATCGGCGCGGCCGGACATGGTCCTCACCGTCGGCGGTGATCGCCGGGTTCCGGTGGACGCCAAAGCCAGCCTGGCCGTCTGGGCCGAGGCGATGGAAACCGACGATCCCGAGGAACGCCGCGAGGCGCTCCGCGTGCACGTGCGCAACATCCGCTCCCGTGCGACCGACCTCGCGGGCAAGGGATACCAGCGGTGGGCGGACGCGATCTACGGCACGATCATGTTCGTGCCCTCGGACGCGGCTGTGGTCGCAGCGCTCGACACCGACCCGCAACTGCTGTCGTGGCTGCTCGACAAGCGGATTTTTCTCTGCGGACCGACGGGATTCGCCGTGTTGGCCTCCGCCGCGATGTTCGCGGTCACCGAAAGCACCATCGCCGAGGACATCGAGCAGGTGCGCTCGCAGGCAGTCCGGGCACAGCGCGCCGCCTCCGGTGCGGTCGAGGCGGTGAACCTCTCCAGTACGCACCTGCAGCGGTTCGTCTCCGCCCGCCGCCGCGAACTCGACGCGCTCGAATCGCTCCGCAGCGCCATGCAGCCCCTGGTCGAAACGGCGGGCAGTGCCACCGCCCTCACCGAGGTACGCCGCGACGAGGACGGGCTTGTGAACAGCACGGGGGAGCAGCACTGA
- a CDS encoding DUF6542 domain-containing protein, with product MTALPEHQSTSSPATGGPDGDDTDWAESSVFGGTRGMPWWGAVVLATLLTALGTLLDVLIWNRPGILFTACYVVGCLLAVALVRRRSLFGPMVQPPLVLAIIMPIIVLTVGSGIARDAGTTELVLAVASPLIKGFPAMAMTTGVVLGVGLLRMFVLESGKPAGRAGRGSKGNSEATAKKAARSSADRSSREQSAGGRGKQAADEGAKRPSEAAGKQRSQGKGRGSRTPAAGSEAEQRAAGRPQRRGDTGGSAAEGRSKPSGAGKQRPRPGVGAGGTSDNRKARPHGQERGEQSAGGRTPGEQNGRPRGRSRGEQPPNGGQARGNQPPGRARGSEARPERGDRSTPPERSSGPRSAPPGRAKPPERSSGGEQPPRRPRRPRREGE from the coding sequence GTGACCGCCTTACCCGAGCACCAGAGCACCTCCAGTCCCGCCACCGGCGGCCCTGACGGGGACGACACCGACTGGGCGGAAAGCTCCGTCTTCGGTGGCACCCGTGGCATGCCCTGGTGGGGCGCGGTTGTCCTGGCCACGCTCCTGACCGCGCTGGGCACCCTGCTGGACGTGCTGATCTGGAACCGGCCCGGGATCCTGTTCACCGCCTGCTATGTCGTCGGATGCCTGCTCGCTGTCGCACTCGTCCGGCGCAGGAGCCTCTTCGGCCCCATGGTGCAGCCGCCACTGGTGCTGGCGATCATCATGCCGATCATCGTGCTGACCGTCGGATCCGGTATCGCACGAGACGCGGGCACGACCGAGCTCGTGCTCGCCGTGGCAAGCCCTCTGATCAAGGGTTTCCCCGCCATGGCCATGACCACGGGGGTGGTGCTGGGGGTCGGACTCCTGCGGATGTTCGTTCTGGAAAGCGGCAAACCAGCCGGTCGAGCAGGCCGAGGCTCCAAGGGGAATTCCGAGGCCACCGCCAAGAAGGCGGCCCGATCGAGCGCCGATCGGTCTTCGCGCGAACAGTCGGCAGGCGGCCGTGGGAAGCAGGCAGCCGACGAGGGCGCGAAACGCCCCTCCGAAGCCGCGGGCAAGCAGCGCTCGCAGGGTAAGGGCAGGGGGTCGCGAACTCCCGCGGCGGGCTCCGAGGCCGAGCAACGTGCTGCGGGACGACCGCAGCGCCGTGGTGACACCGGAGGCAGCGCCGCCGAGGGACGGAGCAAACCGTCCGGAGCGGGCAAACAGCGTCCGCGTCCGGGCGTGGGTGCAGGCGGCACCTCGGACAACCGGAAGGCTCGCCCACACGGCCAGGAACGAGGCGAGCAGTCCGCGGGTGGACGGACGCCGGGAGAGCAAAACGGACGGCCCCGTGGTCGCTCGCGCGGCGAACAACCCCCGAATGGGGGGCAAGCACGAGGCAACCAACCACCCGGCAGAGCACGCGGCAGCGAGGCACGCCCCGAACGTGGTGACCGCTCGACTCCACCGGAGCGGAGCAGCGGACCACGTTCGGCACCACCGGGCCGGGCCAAACCACCGGAGCGGTCGTCCGGCGGTGAGCAGCCCCCGCGGCGGCCACGTCGCCCGCGTCGCGAGGGCGAGTAG